From a region of the Gordonia sp. PP30 genome:
- a CDS encoding IS1634 family transposase — MSTIVGVGLFVRKVRTASGATAVQIVSKERGVRRIVEHIGSAHTDDELAALLEVADTKIHAGQLAFDLNSLSPAKVSSIPEVAGSQSRVLWEVLDNAYRDLGFDQVGTETFKQLVLARIVEPTSKADTIRVLADLGVRSPSSLRTIWRTLNRSIAEDWRSQLAAAAFAHVTADGALSIVMYDVTTLYFEAENEDRLRKVGMSKERRVDPQILIGLLVDPTGFPLEVHAFAGNRGETTTLLPVLNGFRERHGRADVVVVADAGMLSAANLNALEEAGFDFIVGSRTGSAPRDLADHYDRVGNFFADGATVETTREMGTGQAKRTRRVVWHYSRARERRDNITLNKQIERAQDIAEGRRPPKKDRFVSLGTRPGVNWDAVEKAREYLGLKGYVTSISTEKLAGDKVMAAYHDLFKVEASFRMAKTDLKARPMFHHERDSIEAHLTIVFAALAVTRHLTETSGYSIKRIITALRPVRDVMIRIRGQHVMAETPLEGDAADIVAKLRESAGH; from the coding sequence GTGTCTACGATCGTCGGTGTGGGCCTGTTCGTCCGGAAGGTACGTACCGCGTCGGGTGCGACTGCGGTGCAGATCGTGTCGAAGGAACGCGGCGTGCGCCGGATCGTCGAGCACATCGGCTCGGCGCACACCGACGACGAGCTCGCTGCCCTACTCGAGGTCGCCGATACGAAGATCCACGCAGGTCAGCTCGCATTCGATCTGAACTCGCTGTCGCCGGCTAAGGTTTCTTCCATTCCGGAGGTCGCCGGTTCGCAGTCGCGTGTCCTGTGGGAAGTCCTCGACAACGCCTACCGTGATCTCGGGTTCGACCAGGTCGGTACCGAGACGTTCAAGCAGTTGGTGTTGGCGCGGATCGTCGAGCCGACCAGCAAAGCCGACACGATCCGCGTCCTGGCCGATCTCGGCGTTCGGTCGCCGTCGTCGCTGCGGACGATCTGGCGCACGCTCAATCGCAGCATCGCCGAGGACTGGCGCAGCCAGCTCGCCGCGGCAGCGTTCGCGCACGTCACCGCCGACGGCGCGCTGTCGATCGTGATGTACGACGTGACCACCTTGTACTTCGAGGCCGAGAACGAAGACCGGCTCCGCAAGGTCGGGATGAGCAAGGAACGGCGAGTCGATCCGCAGATCCTCATCGGGTTGTTGGTCGACCCGACCGGGTTCCCGCTGGAAGTACACGCCTTCGCCGGCAACCGCGGTGAGACGACGACCCTGCTTCCTGTGTTGAACGGGTTCCGCGAACGGCACGGACGAGCCGACGTGGTCGTTGTCGCTGACGCCGGTATGCTCTCGGCAGCGAACCTCAACGCGCTCGAGGAAGCCGGGTTCGACTTCATCGTCGGATCCCGAACCGGTTCAGCCCCAAGGGATCTGGCCGACCACTACGACCGGGTCGGGAACTTCTTCGCCGATGGCGCCACCGTCGAGACCACCCGGGAGATGGGAACCGGCCAGGCGAAGCGGACTCGGCGCGTCGTGTGGCACTACTCGCGGGCCCGCGAACGCCGCGACAACATCACCCTCAACAAGCAGATCGAGCGCGCGCAAGACATCGCCGAAGGACGACGGCCGCCGAAGAAGGACCGGTTCGTCTCCCTCGGCACCCGACCCGGCGTGAACTGGGATGCCGTGGAGAAGGCCCGCGAGTACCTCGGGCTGAAGGGCTACGTCACCAGCATCTCCACTGAGAAACTCGCTGGTGACAAGGTCATGGCCGCCTATCATGATCTGTTCAAGGTCGAGGCGTCGTTTCGGATGGCCAAGACCGACCTGAAAGCGCGGCCGATGTTCCATCACGAGCGTGACTCGATCGAGGCACACCTGACGATCGTGTTCGCCGCACTCGCAGTCACCCGACACCTGACCGAGACTTCCGGCTACTCGATCAAACGCATCATCACCGCGCTACGCCCAGTCCGGGATGTCATGATCCGGATCCGCGGCCAGCACGTCATGGCCGAAACACCGCTCGAGGGCGACGCCGCCGACATCGTCGCCAAGCTCCGAGAGTCAGCAGGGCACTAA
- a CDS encoding ABC transporter permease, with protein MTLIFPARDTAAPETSGRSLVRASALQAERIVVKWCTDIPTLLQSLLFPAVMVLLFWLILDRTVSDYSGTSQAFGMVPMVALVGAMSGSAISGLGLRRERTSGLLSKMWTLPVHRASAMTGRLAAEALRIVVTVSAVLAVGTVIGFRIQTGPAGYLAIIAVALMFGVSFSMMVTALALRGGDSRIVEWVAIGTNLAMFFNTGFVPASAYPAWLRPIVEYQPLSCAVDAIKGLATGGPIAQPLVLTVVWSVVLLAAFTRPTLTGPDSCHFRVSWIGGLSLPGVSF; from the coding sequence GTGACTCTGATCTTCCCCGCCCGCGACACCGCCGCCCCCGAGACGAGCGGCCGCTCCCTGGTGCGCGCGTCGGCGCTGCAGGCCGAGCGGATCGTCGTCAAATGGTGCACCGACATCCCGACGCTGCTCCAGTCGCTGCTCTTCCCGGCGGTGATGGTGCTGCTGTTCTGGCTGATCCTGGACCGCACGGTCAGCGACTACTCCGGCACCTCGCAGGCCTTCGGCATGGTGCCGATGGTGGCGCTGGTCGGGGCCATGAGCGGTTCGGCGATCAGCGGGCTCGGGCTGCGCCGGGAACGGACCAGCGGCCTGCTGTCGAAGATGTGGACGCTGCCCGTGCACCGCGCGTCGGCGATGACCGGCCGCCTCGCCGCCGAAGCGCTCCGGATCGTGGTGACGGTGAGCGCCGTCCTCGCCGTGGGCACGGTCATCGGTTTCCGGATCCAGACGGGTCCGGCCGGCTACCTCGCGATCATCGCGGTGGCGCTGATGTTCGGAGTGTCGTTCTCCATGATGGTCACCGCCCTGGCGCTCCGCGGCGGCGACTCCCGCATCGTCGAATGGGTCGCGATCGGCACCAATCTGGCGATGTTCTTCAACACCGGCTTCGTCCCGGCCTCGGCCTATCCCGCGTGGCTGCGGCCGATCGTCGAGTACCAGCCGCTCAGCTGCGCGGTCGACGCGATCAAGGGCCTCGCCACCGGCGGCCCGATCGCGCAGCCGTTGGTGTTGACGGTCGTCTGGTCGGTGGTGCTGCTCGCCGCGTTCACCCGGCCGACGCTCACCGGACCTGACTCGTGCCACTTTCGGGTGAGTTGGATCGGCGGGCTCTCGCTACCTGGGGTTTCGTTCTGA
- a CDS encoding ABC transporter permease, which yields MSLTWPDRADPEVVATGWTFGRQWAALTARGLRSAHKQGEFTIAVVMPIVFALGFYLPLRLIMADRGVDYGQFLMPIIVLQAVAFTAVAAAQRATLDRLRGMTRRLASMPVRPLVPLSARMTTSLVRSAISITVALVFGTLLGFSFDGGPVDTAGFLAFSLAVGLVLAIGADSLGLVARNPESTSQLLVLPQLVLGMLSTGFVPESSFPGWAQPFARNQPISHFAATMRDLAAGDPHWATARPALIWLAALAAVFIAAAHYTQTHRRLYP from the coding sequence GTGAGCCTCACCTGGCCCGACCGCGCCGACCCGGAGGTCGTCGCCACCGGCTGGACCTTCGGCAGGCAGTGGGCCGCGCTCACGGCCCGTGGTCTGCGGTCGGCGCACAAGCAGGGCGAGTTCACCATCGCCGTCGTCATGCCGATCGTCTTCGCGCTGGGCTTCTACCTGCCGCTGCGCCTCATCATGGCCGATCGGGGCGTCGACTACGGGCAGTTCCTGATGCCGATCATCGTGCTGCAGGCGGTGGCCTTCACCGCGGTCGCCGCCGCCCAGCGCGCCACCCTCGATCGGCTTCGCGGGATGACCCGGCGGCTGGCTTCGATGCCGGTGCGGCCGCTGGTCCCGCTGTCGGCACGGATGACCACCTCGCTGGTCCGGTCCGCGATCTCCATCACCGTCGCCCTGGTGTTCGGGACGCTGCTCGGCTTCTCGTTCGACGGCGGCCCCGTCGACACCGCAGGCTTCCTCGCGTTCTCCCTCGCGGTCGGCCTGGTCCTCGCGATCGGCGCGGACTCGCTCGGCCTCGTCGCCCGCAATCCCGAGTCCACCTCCCAGCTGCTGGTCCTCCCCCAGCTGGTCCTCGGCATGCTGTCGACCGGATTCGTACCCGAGTCGAGCTTCCCCGGCTGGGCGCAGCCGTTCGCGCGCAACCAGCCGATCTCCCATTTCGCGGCGACCATGCGCGATCTCGCCGCCGGCGATCCGCACTGGGCGACGGCCCGGCCGGCCCTGATCTGGCTGGCCGCGCTGGCCGCGGTGTTCATCGCCGCCGCTCACTACACCCAGACGCATCGGCGGTTGTACCCGTGA
- a CDS encoding ATP-binding cassette domain-containing protein, with protein sequence MPRGTVLGILGPNGAGKTTLVDILCTLAQPDAGTAVVAGHDVVTDGAGVRASISLTGQYAALDETLNGRDNLVFFGRMQGLRRRAAAARADELLDRFALAYAEKRPVHTYSGGMRRRLDIACGLVVEPSVVFLDEPTTGLDPRSRQEVWELVELLKNDGITTLLTTQYLEEADRLSDDIIVLDRGRVVAHGTAADLKERVGGVACAVELTEPGDTARFADAVSAGLGPGHRVAVAEPGRVSLAAPDGVDTMAEVIALARATGIGLRDIGLRSPSLDDVFFALTDDAAPAPSAAS encoded by the coding sequence GTGCCCCGCGGAACCGTGCTGGGCATCCTCGGACCCAACGGCGCGGGCAAGACGACCCTGGTCGACATCCTGTGCACGCTGGCGCAGCCCGACGCCGGGACCGCCGTCGTCGCCGGGCACGACGTGGTGACCGACGGTGCCGGGGTCCGCGCGAGCATCTCACTGACCGGTCAGTACGCCGCGCTCGACGAAACCCTCAACGGCCGCGACAATCTGGTCTTCTTCGGCCGCATGCAGGGCCTGCGACGACGCGCCGCCGCGGCCCGCGCCGACGAACTGCTCGACCGCTTCGCCCTCGCCTACGCCGAGAAGCGCCCGGTCCACACCTACTCCGGCGGCATGCGGCGCCGGCTGGACATCGCCTGCGGGCTGGTCGTCGAACCGTCCGTCGTGTTCCTCGACGAGCCGACCACCGGCCTGGACCCGCGCAGCCGCCAGGAGGTGTGGGAGCTGGTCGAACTGCTCAAGAACGACGGCATCACCACCCTGCTGACCACCCAGTACCTGGAGGAGGCCGATCGGCTGAGCGACGACATCATAGTCCTCGATCGCGGCCGTGTGGTGGCGCACGGCACCGCCGCCGATCTCAAGGAGAGGGTGGGCGGCGTCGCCTGCGCGGTGGAACTGACCGAGCCGGGCGACACCGCGCGGTTCGCCGACGCGGTGAGCGCCGGACTCGGTCCGGGCCATCGCGTGGCCGTCGCCGAGCCGGGCCGGGTGAGCCTCGCCGCCCCCGACGGGGTCGACACCATGGCCGAGGTGATCGCGCTCGCCCGGGCCACCGGCATCGGGCTGCGCGACATCGGGCTGCGCAGCCCGTCGCTCGACGACGTCTTCTTCGCGCTCACCGACGACGCGGCCCCCGCGCCGAGCGCGGCATCGTGA